A genomic segment from Leopardus geoffroyi isolate Oge1 chromosome A2, O.geoffroyi_Oge1_pat1.0, whole genome shotgun sequence encodes:
- the LOC123606112 gene encoding 60S ribosomal protein L32-like has protein sequence MAALRPLVKPKIVKKRTKKFIRHQSDRYVKIKRNWRKPRGIDNRVPRRFKGQILMPNIGYGSNKKTKHMLPSGFRKFLVHNVKELEVLLMCNKSYCAEVAHNVSSKNRKAIVERAAQLAIRVTNPNARLRREENE, from the coding sequence ATGGCTGCCCTCAGACCTCTGGTGAAGCCCAAGATCGTTAAAAAGAGGACCAAGAAGTTCATCCGGCACCAGTCAGACCGATATGTCAAAATTAAGCGCAACTGGCGGAAACCCAGAGGCATTGACAATAGGGTGCCCAGAAGATTCAAGGGCCAGATTTTGATGCCCAACATTGGTTACGGgagcaacaagaaaacaaagcacatgcTGCCCAGTGGCTTCCGGAAGTTCCTAGTCCACAATGTCAAGGAGCTTGAGGTGCTGCTGATGTGCAACAAATCTTACTGTGCAGAGGTTGCTCACAATGTCTCCTCCAAGAACCGTAAAGCCATTGTGGAAAGAGCAGCCCAGCTGGCCATCAGAGTCACGAATCCCAATGCCAGACTGcgcagagaagaaaatgaatag